One segment of Gordonia terrae DNA contains the following:
- a CDS encoding MBL fold metallo-hydrolase yields MTSPATPISDTYTGDLSESKTPQRRTLAAATIVKLSVGPMDNNVYVVTSRATGDQLIIDAANDADTITGVLSAVEGTPKLIFTTHQHFDHWQALAAVAEHTGVPTAAGRLDAGELPVTPDRLVDDGDVIEVGDLSFEAIHLVGHTPGSIALALTDVGDDGERTVHLFTGDCLFPGGIGKTWKPEDFDTLLEDVSTKLFDRFDDSTVVYPGHGTDTTLGAERDSLPEWRERRW; encoded by the coding sequence ATGACCTCCCCAGCGACACCGATCAGCGACACCTACACCGGCGACCTCTCCGAGTCGAAGACCCCGCAGCGCCGCACGCTGGCGGCGGCCACCATCGTCAAGCTGTCCGTCGGTCCGATGGACAACAACGTCTACGTGGTGACCTCGCGCGCCACCGGCGATCAGTTGATCATCGACGCGGCCAACGACGCGGACACGATCACCGGAGTCCTGTCGGCCGTCGAGGGAACGCCGAAGCTGATCTTCACCACCCATCAGCACTTCGACCACTGGCAGGCCCTCGCCGCCGTCGCCGAGCACACCGGGGTGCCCACCGCGGCCGGGCGCCTGGACGCCGGCGAACTGCCCGTCACTCCCGACCGCCTCGTCGACGACGGTGACGTCATCGAGGTCGGCGACCTCTCGTTCGAGGCCATCCACCTGGTCGGTCACACCCCCGGTTCGATCGCCCTGGCCCTCACCGACGTGGGCGACGACGGTGAGCGCACCGTCCACCTGTTCACCGGCGACTGTCTCTTCCCGGGCGGGATCGGGAAGACCTGGAAGCCGGAGGATTTCGACACCCTTCTCGAGGACGTCTCGACGAAGCTGTTCGACCGGTTCGACGACTCGACCGTGGTCTACCCGGGCCACGGCACCGACACCACCCTGGGTGCTGAGCGCGACTCGCTGCCCGAGTGGCGTGAGCGCCGCTGGTGA
- a CDS encoding DoxX family protein codes for MILRRIARPLLASAFVASGVDAIRSPKPIAQSAEPVVDKARSSLPPEVAGRIPENTETLVQINAAAQIGGGILLATGKFPRFASVVLAGTLIPTTAAGTDFWNEADPVKKEAQRNAFIKNVGLLGGVLLAAVDTEGKPSLAWRGRQKASAVAAALPIGAAAGSSTWEHLVERTHDGAEIVSERSADAAAKFREHAPEIAEAAQKRSLEFAEKAADTASDVADRIRDRAPVLADAALTRSSELADTALARSSDLADTARKRGPKLVKEAQKRAEKAQKQAAKAQKQARKKAPKVADSARDRASELADTARKRAPEFADVARDRSAELADVARARSAELAETARQLAASAEDSAEQSRKRLRKARR; via the coding sequence ATGATTCTCCGCCGTATAGCCCGTCCGCTCCTCGCCTCGGCGTTCGTCGCCAGCGGCGTGGACGCCATCCGGAGCCCCAAGCCGATTGCGCAATCCGCGGAACCGGTCGTGGACAAGGCCCGGTCGTCGCTCCCACCGGAGGTGGCCGGCCGGATCCCGGAGAACACCGAGACGCTCGTACAGATCAACGCGGCCGCCCAGATCGGCGGCGGCATCCTCCTCGCGACCGGCAAGTTCCCGCGCTTCGCGTCGGTCGTCCTGGCCGGGACGCTGATCCCCACGACGGCCGCCGGCACCGACTTCTGGAACGAGGCGGACCCGGTCAAGAAGGAGGCCCAGCGCAACGCCTTCATCAAGAACGTCGGCCTCCTCGGCGGAGTTCTGCTGGCGGCTGTCGACACCGAGGGCAAGCCCTCGCTCGCGTGGCGTGGACGCCAAAAGGCCTCCGCGGTTGCGGCGGCCCTGCCGATCGGCGCGGCCGCCGGGTCGTCGACGTGGGAGCACCTCGTCGAGCGCACCCACGACGGCGCCGAGATCGTCTCCGAGCGGTCGGCCGATGCCGCGGCGAAGTTCCGCGAACACGCTCCGGAGATCGCCGAAGCCGCCCAGAAGCGCTCGCTGGAGTTCGCCGAGAAGGCCGCCGACACCGCCTCCGACGTCGCCGACCGCATCCGTGACCGGGCCCCGGTTCTGGCCGATGCGGCTCTCACCCGCTCGTCGGAACTCGCCGACACGGCTCTCGCACGCTCGTCGGATCTCGCCGACACCGCGCGCAAGCGTGGTCCGAAGCTGGTGAAGGAAGCGCAGAAGCGCGCCGAGAAGGCCCAGAAGCAGGCCGCGAAGGCACAGAAGCAGGCGAGGAAGAAGGCTCCGAAGGTCGCCGATTCGGCACGCGACCGCGCGTCCGAACTCGCCGACACCGCACGCAAGCGCGCCCCGGAGTTCGCCGACGTCGCGCGCGATCGGTCCGCCGAGCTGGCCGACGTGGCCCGCGCTCGATCGGCCGAACTCGCCGAGACCGCACGGCAGCTCGCCGCGTCCGCCGAGGACTCGGCAGAACAGAGCCGCAAGCGTCTGCGCAAGGCACGTCGCTGA
- a CDS encoding HelD family protein codes for MTALSPDTDPRVDEEQRHLDRVYGRLDRMRRTTQRRLSSTLSERGGTPQALSERESYERMYNEDLAKFDAAEHNLYFGRLDLDDGEIRRIGRIGVLDDGFADDGELDATATDATLLLDWRAPLARPFYLATPAAPEDVARRRHIRTRSRKVRGVSDESLTAGDALLDDFGHGDVVNESALVAALNAARTGEMTDIVETIQREQDLIIRSTHRGVTVIQGGPGTGKTAVALHRAAYLLYTHRENLSRSGILIIGPNDDFLNYIGQVLPSLGESGVLLSTIGDLFPGVRAGTDDPRTTAAVKGGLRMVDVLKRAVRAQQSLPSRPEAVDFDSYRVEIDSALIKAARAKARATRRAHNLSQNAFLKAGLAELAARHAATIGSSLLDGSQLLSPADIADIRDDMSRDPDIRAALLRYWPTLTPQALLRDLLGDERAIRKATPGWSDADRAALHRPSRPATTSGEDFSPADVPLLDELAELIGYGTEDAERAERARWRRQLAEAQDALDILTGSAPQDLEDELDPEILMAYDLIDAEQLASRQTETRRATTAERAYGDRTWTFGHVIVDEAQELSAMAWRMVMRRIPNRWMTIIGDTAQTSDEAGTRSWGEVLEPYVAKRWQFKELSVNYRTPSEIMEYAARVLDEIGNGEKAPTSLRSNGIEPVAIRADSDAPADIVDAVRRAVELAEPDGLTAVVVPDHLREVVDAALSPDRFALEDREPPRVYTVRSCKGLEFDTTIVVEPAAVIDQSPRGLSDLYVALTRATQRLVVVHRDDLPDALADLPAG; via the coding sequence ATGACCGCCCTCTCGCCGGACACCGATCCCCGGGTGGATGAGGAACAGCGGCACCTCGACCGCGTGTACGGCCGCCTCGATCGGATGCGGCGGACCACCCAGCGCCGGTTGTCGTCGACCCTGTCCGAACGCGGCGGCACGCCACAGGCACTGTCCGAACGCGAGTCGTACGAGCGGATGTACAACGAAGACCTCGCCAAATTCGATGCCGCCGAACACAATCTGTACTTCGGCCGCCTCGATCTCGACGACGGCGAGATCCGGCGCATCGGGCGTATCGGTGTGCTCGACGACGGTTTCGCCGACGACGGCGAGCTCGACGCCACCGCCACCGACGCCACCCTCCTGCTCGATTGGCGCGCTCCCCTGGCCCGGCCGTTCTATCTGGCGACGCCTGCGGCCCCCGAGGACGTCGCACGCCGACGCCACATCCGGACCCGTAGCCGCAAGGTCCGCGGTGTCAGCGACGAGTCCCTGACCGCCGGCGACGCCCTGCTCGACGACTTCGGACACGGCGACGTCGTCAACGAATCGGCGTTGGTGGCAGCCCTCAACGCGGCTCGTACCGGTGAGATGACCGACATCGTCGAGACCATCCAGCGCGAGCAGGACCTGATCATTCGCTCGACGCACCGCGGGGTCACCGTCATCCAGGGCGGACCCGGTACCGGCAAGACCGCGGTCGCGCTCCACCGCGCGGCCTACCTGCTCTACACCCATCGTGAGAACCTCTCCCGCAGCGGCATTCTCATCATCGGGCCCAATGACGACTTCCTGAACTACATCGGTCAGGTGCTCCCCTCGCTGGGCGAGTCCGGCGTGCTTCTCTCGACCATCGGCGACTTGTTCCCCGGTGTGCGGGCGGGCACCGACGATCCGCGGACGACCGCGGCGGTCAAGGGCGGCCTACGGATGGTCGACGTCCTCAAGCGAGCGGTGCGCGCCCAGCAGTCACTGCCGTCCCGACCCGAAGCAGTGGACTTCGACAGCTACCGGGTCGAGATCGACTCGGCGCTGATCAAGGCCGCGCGCGCCAAAGCCCGCGCGACGCGACGCGCGCACAACCTGTCGCAGAACGCCTTCCTCAAGGCCGGACTCGCCGAACTCGCCGCCCGGCATGCGGCGACGATCGGATCGAGCCTGCTCGACGGTTCGCAGTTGCTCAGCCCCGCGGACATCGCCGACATCCGCGACGACATGAGTCGCGATCCCGACATCCGTGCCGCGCTGCTGCGCTACTGGCCGACCCTCACCCCGCAGGCACTGCTGCGCGACCTCCTCGGCGACGAACGCGCGATCCGCAAGGCCACCCCGGGCTGGTCGGACGCCGACCGCGCAGCGCTGCACCGGCCGTCGCGGCCGGCGACGACATCAGGTGAGGACTTCTCCCCTGCGGACGTGCCACTGCTGGATGAGTTGGCCGAGCTGATCGGGTACGGCACCGAGGACGCCGAGCGGGCCGAGCGCGCACGGTGGCGCCGCCAGCTCGCCGAGGCCCAGGATGCCCTGGACATCCTGACCGGCTCGGCACCGCAAGACCTCGAGGACGAACTCGACCCCGAGATCCTGATGGCCTACGACCTGATCGACGCCGAACAACTCGCCTCCCGCCAGACCGAGACCCGGCGCGCCACGACAGCCGAACGTGCCTACGGCGACCGCACCTGGACCTTCGGCCACGTCATCGTCGACGAGGCCCAGGAGCTTTCCGCGATGGCATGGCGAATGGTGATGCGGCGCATCCCGAATCGGTGGATGACGATCATCGGCGACACCGCACAGACATCCGATGAGGCGGGCACCCGCTCATGGGGCGAGGTCCTGGAACCCTATGTCGCCAAACGCTGGCAGTTCAAGGAACTCTCGGTCAACTACCGGACCCCCAGCGAGATCATGGAGTACGCCGCCCGCGTCCTCGATGAGATCGGCAACGGCGAGAAAGCACCGACCTCGTTGCGCAGCAACGGGATCGAGCCGGTAGCCATTCGGGCGGACAGTGACGCACCGGCGGACATCGTCGACGCCGTCCGCCGGGCCGTCGAGCTCGCCGAACCCGACGGCCTCACCGCCGTCGTGGTCCCCGACCACCTGCGCGAGGTCGTCGATGCGGCATTGTCCCCGGACCGATTCGCCCTGGAGGACCGCGAGCCGCCCCGGGTCTACACCGTACGGAGCTGCAAGGGCCTGGAGTTCGACACCACGATCGTCGTCGAGCCCGCCGCCGTCATCGATCAGTCACCACGGGGACTCAGCGACCTGTACGTGGCCCTCACCCGGGCGACGCAGCGACTCGTCGTCGTCCATCGCGACGATCTCCCCGACGCACTCGCTGATCTGCCGGCCGGCTGA